Genomic window (Mycolicibacterium smegmatis):
ACCAGTCGGACCGCAAGAGGTACGTGCGCGACCTGAAAACCCTACGGGCGCTCGAAGACCGGGGCTGGATCGTCATCCGTGTGGTCGCCGAGGACGACATCGCCGACGTCATCACCCGCGTGCGACGTGCGCTGCTGCGCCGTGGCTGGCGCCGAGATTGCAGTGAGGGACAAATTCCGGCGTGAGTTTGTCCCTCAGTGCAATCTCGGTGTGCGGTTTCAGAAGTACCGCAGCCAGACGTATACCCAGGCCAGGGCCGTGCTGAGGAGCGTCACCACGATGCCGTAGCGCGTGAACTGCCAGAAGCTGATCGGATGGCCCGCGCGTTTGGCGATGCCGATGGCCACCACGTTGGCGCTCGCGGCGATCGCGGTGCCGTTGCCGCTGAAGCACGCGCCCAGCGCGAACGCCCACCACAGGGCGTCGCCGGTCACCGCGTCGGGCGCCTGGGCGACCATCGACTCGACCACCGGGGTCATGGTCGCGGTGTAAGGGATGTTGTCGATGAACGCGCCCGCGATCGACGAACCGAACAGCAGGGCCGTGGCCGCACCGAGCCAGTTGTCGCCGAACGCCGATTGCGCGACCGAGCCGAGTTCCCCGATGACGCCGGTGTGCGTCAGGCCGGCGACCATGACGAACAGGCCCATGAAGAACACCAGCGTGGGCCACTCGACCTCGGGCAGCACCTCGTTGATGTCGACATCGGTGACCAGCAGCATCACGCCCGCGCCGAGCAGTGCGACGATCGAAGGGGCGACGTGGAAAACCGAGTGCAGCGCGAAGCCGACGATGACGATGTTGAGCACGATCAGGGACCGGACCAGCAGGCGCATGTCCTTGATGGCGCGCCGTTCCTGCAGCGCCATCACCTCTTCGATGTGAACGTGATTGGCGCGCAGCTCTTTCCGGAACAGCACGCGTGTGAACACCACGAACAGTGCGAAGATCACGACCACGATCGGGGCCATGTGGACGAGGAAGTCGTTGAACGTCAGGCCCGCCCGGCTGCCGATGATGATGTTCGGCGGATCACCGATGAGCGTGGCCGCGCCGCCGATGTTGGACGCGAGGACCTCGGCGATCAGGTAGGGCTGCGGCGGGATGCGCAGGCGGTCGCAGATCACGACCGTGACCGGCGCGACCAGCAGGATGATCGTGACGTTGTCGAGCACCGGCGATGCGAACGCGGTGATGACCATCAGCATGACCATCAGCCGGAACGGTTTACCGCGAGAGCGTTTCGCGGCCCAGATGGCGAGGAAGTCGAACAGGCCGGTCTGTTTGACCACGCCGACGATCACCATCATGCCGAGCAGCAGGAAGATGACGTTCCAGTCGATACCTTCGTGCTCGGAGTAGAACACCTCCGCGCCGGGCACCAGACCCAACAAGGTCATCAGCCCGGCGGCGACGAGAACCGTCTTGACCTTGTCGGCCCGCTCGGTGGCGATGAACCAGAAGGCGACGACGAATATCGTCAGCGCCAGAACCGGAGCCAGCACGGGCCGGGAACCGGGGGATCAGTCGCCCGGCCCGGCAACAGCCAGACTGGTCAGCAGCCGTTCCAGGGTGACAGCGCCGGTGAGCTTTCCGTCGCGATCGACGACGGCGATCAGCGGGCTGCGCTTGTTCGCCATGATCGTCGCGATCTCCAGCAGCGTGGCGTCGGGCGCCACGGTCGCCGGCGTGGCGACGGGGTTGGGAAGGCAGTCACCGACGGTGAGCTTGCCGGGTCCGTGCCAGAACAGGTCGGCGTGGATCTCGTCGACCGTTCGCACCAGCGCGGGATCGTCGCGGTAGGACTCGGGAATTGCCAACTTCAGCACCTGGGTGCCGGGCAGCACAGCCACCGGACGATCGAGGTCGTCGACGACCACCAGGCCCGGCAGCCGATTGACGACCATCAACTGCACAGCCTTGGAGACGGGGTCGTCG
Coding sequences:
- a CDS encoding SLC13 family permease; this encodes MLAPVLALTIFVVAFWFIATERADKVKTVLVAAGLMTLLGLVPGAEVFYSEHEGIDWNVIFLLLGMMVIVGVVKQTGLFDFLAIWAAKRSRGKPFRLMVMLMVITAFASPVLDNVTIILLVAPVTVVICDRLRIPPQPYLIAEVLASNIGGAATLIGDPPNIIIGSRAGLTFNDFLVHMAPIVVVIFALFVVFTRVLFRKELRANHVHIEEVMALQERRAIKDMRLLVRSLIVLNIVIVGFALHSVFHVAPSIVALLGAGVMLLVTDVDINEVLPEVEWPTLVFFMGLFVMVAGLTHTGVIGELGSVAQSAFGDNWLGAATALLFGSSIAGAFIDNIPYTATMTPVVESMVAQAPDAVTGDALWWAFALGACFSGNGTAIAASANVVAIGIAKRAGHPISFWQFTRYGIVVTLLSTALAWVYVWLRYF
- a CDS encoding CBS domain-containing protein, with translation MQAHEIAVHPPTVRIDDPVSKAVQLMVVNRLPGLVVVDDLDRPVAVLPGTQVLKLAIPESYRDDPALVRTVDEIHADLFWHGPGKLTVGDCLPNPVATPATVAPDATLLEIATIMANKRSPLIAVVDRDGKLTGAVTLERLLTSLAVAGPGD